Proteins encoded together in one Pseudomonas arsenicoxydans window:
- a CDS encoding aminotransferase-like domain-containing protein, whose amino-acid sequence MAFSERISRLKSSLIREILAAAQRPEVMSFAGGLPAEAMLPKVEWADMPLSMGQYGMSEGEPALREALAAEARALGVPCLASQVLVVSGSQQTLDLAAKLYIDKGTEILLEAPTYLAALQIFQLFGADCITVPLEADGPDLEQLRARLEKHRPAFIYLIPTFQNPSAVRYSEAKRDAVAALLDEFGVTLIEDEPYRELTFDGGSAMPIVSRLKKSSWIYTGTVSKTLLPGLRVGYLIASPDLFPHLLKLKQSADLHTNRVGQWQALQWIGTEKFDHHLRELRDFYRVRRDAFQCSLETHFADLADWNVPQGGLFFWLTLKQPMDTRTLLKPALAADVAFMPGEPFFPDPDNNPGHLRLNFSHIDPARLDEGLSRLAAVIRQAYAAKAA is encoded by the coding sequence ATGGCTTTTTCCGAACGTATCTCGCGCCTTAAAAGTTCTTTGATCCGAGAAATCCTCGCCGCCGCCCAGCGCCCGGAAGTGATGTCGTTCGCTGGCGGTTTGCCGGCCGAAGCCATGCTGCCAAAAGTCGAGTGGGCCGACATGCCGCTGTCGATGGGCCAATACGGCATGAGTGAGGGCGAGCCGGCGCTGCGTGAAGCCTTGGCGGCCGAGGCGCGGGCGCTGGGCGTACCGTGCTTAGCGAGTCAGGTCCTGGTGGTCAGCGGATCCCAGCAAACCCTCGATCTGGCGGCCAAGTTGTACATCGATAAAGGCACCGAAATCTTGCTGGAAGCGCCGACCTATCTGGCGGCGTTGCAGATTTTCCAGTTGTTCGGCGCGGACTGCATCACCGTGCCCCTGGAGGCGGATGGCCCTGACCTGGAGCAATTGCGTGCCCGTCTGGAAAAACATCGTCCGGCGTTTATCTATCTGATCCCGACGTTCCAGAATCCGTCGGCGGTGCGCTACAGCGAAGCCAAGCGTGATGCGGTGGCGGCGTTGCTGGATGAATTCGGCGTGACCTTGATCGAAGACGAGCCATACCGTGAGTTGACCTTCGATGGCGGCAGTGCGATGCCGATTGTCAGTCGCCTGAAAAAGAGCAGCTGGATATACACCGGCACGGTGTCGAAGACCCTATTGCCAGGCTTGCGAGTCGGTTACCTGATTGCCAGCCCGGACCTGTTCCCGCACTTGTTGAAACTCAAGCAGTCGGCGGATCTGCACACCAATCGCGTGGGGCAGTGGCAAGCGTTGCAATGGATTGGCACTGAGAAATTCGACCACCATTTGCGCGAGTTGCGAGATTTCTATCGGGTGCGTCGGGATGCTTTCCAGTGTTCGCTGGAAACGCATTTTGCTGATCTGGCGGACTGGAACGTGCCGCAGGGCGGGCTGTTTTTCTGGCTGACGCTCAAACAACCGATGGACACCCGGACATTGCTCAAGCCTGCGCTGGCGGCGGATGTCGCGTTCATGCCGGGCGAACCGTTCTTTCCCGATCCGGACAACAATCCTGGGCACCTGCGGCTCAACTTCAGCCACATCGACCCGGCGCGGCTGGACGAAGGGCTCAGTCGATTGGCAGCGGTGATACGCCAGGCCTACGCGGCGAAAGCGGCATGA
- a CDS encoding LysE family translocator, whose product MSLETWLLFSGAALVVILIPGPLSLLMISNSLNYGLRRSYPAFLGGVIASICLLSASALGLGALLLASEQLFSALKIVGALYLFYLAWQSWQQSRQPSVGAQVPQAAPLPRFRALFGRAFVLGASNPKDILFFAAFLPQFLNAGQPFLPQLLVMIATWTVLDLLCKLAYGLGAHGAARYLRSGKGQSWFNRVSAGLFSGAGAASLLSR is encoded by the coding sequence ATGAGTCTGGAAACCTGGCTGCTGTTCAGTGGCGCTGCGCTGGTGGTGATCCTGATCCCGGGTCCCCTGTCCTTGCTGATGATCAGCAACAGCCTGAATTACGGCTTGCGTCGTTCATATCCGGCGTTTCTGGGGGGCGTGATTGCCTCGATCTGCTTGCTCAGTGCTTCGGCGTTGGGGCTGGGCGCGCTGTTGTTGGCGTCGGAACAGTTGTTCAGCGCCCTGAAAATCGTCGGCGCGTTGTACCTGTTCTACCTCGCCTGGCAGAGCTGGCAGCAATCGCGCCAGCCATCGGTGGGCGCTCAAGTGCCCCAGGCTGCGCCACTGCCACGCTTTCGCGCACTGTTCGGGCGCGCGTTCGTGCTAGGCGCGAGCAACCCGAAAGACATCCTGTTCTTCGCCGCTTTCCTTCCACAGTTTTTGAATGCCGGGCAGCCGTTCCTGCCGCAGTTGCTGGTGATGATTGCGACCTGGACCGTGCTCGATCTGCTGTGCAAATTGGCTTACGGACTAGGCGCTCATGGTGCGGCTCGGTATCTGCGCAGTGGCAAGGGCCAGAGCTGGTTCAACCGGGTCAGTGCCGGGTTGTTCAGTGGTGCGGGGGCTGCGTCGTTGTTGAGTCGATAA
- the uraH gene encoding hydroxyisourate hydrolase, translated as MGRLTTHVLDAAHGCPGSSIKVELYRVEGSQLELVASAITNRDGRVDAPLLQGDDYRSGVYQVQFHAGDYYRARGVQLPEPAFLDVVVLRFGISAEQDHYHVPLLISPYSYSTYRGS; from the coding sequence ATGGGACGTTTGACTACACACGTTTTGGACGCTGCACACGGTTGCCCGGGCAGCTCGATCAAGGTCGAGTTGTACCGCGTTGAAGGCTCGCAGCTGGAATTGGTTGCCAGCGCAATCACCAACAGAGACGGCCGTGTCGATGCACCGTTGCTGCAAGGCGATGACTACCGTTCCGGGGTCTATCAGGTTCAGTTTCATGCGGGCGATTACTACCGCGCCCGTGGCGTTCAGCTCCCGGAGCCGGCGTTCCTGGATGTGGTGGTGCTGCGTTTTGGCATCTCTGCCGAACAGGATCACTACCACGTACCGCTGCTGATTTCGCCGTACAGCTATTCCACGTACCGCGGCAGCTGA
- the uraD gene encoding 2-oxo-4-hydroxy-4-carboxy-5-ureidoimidazoline decarboxylase yields the protein MSTFQTLKPSTLSRDAFVKAFADIYEHSPWVAEKAFDLGQDASIDEIETLHQRMSDILLSADHESQLALINAHPDLAGKAAVQGQLTEASTNEQAGAGIHQCTAEEFSRFTELNDAYKAKFKFPFIMAVKGSNRHQILAAFETRIHNSADTEFKCALAEINKIALFRLLTL from the coding sequence ATGAGCACCTTTCAAACACTGAAACCCTCGACCCTGAGCCGCGACGCGTTCGTCAAAGCCTTCGCCGACATCTACGAACATTCGCCATGGGTGGCCGAAAAGGCTTTCGACCTGGGCCAGGACGCCTCGATCGACGAGATCGAAACCCTGCACCAGCGCATGAGCGACATCCTGTTGAGCGCCGATCACGAAAGCCAACTGGCCCTGATCAACGCTCACCCGGACCTGGCCGGCAAAGCCGCCGTCCAGGGCCAACTGACCGAAGCCAGCACCAATGAACAGGCCGGCGCCGGTATTCACCAATGCACGGCCGAAGAGTTTTCTCGCTTCACCGAGCTGAACGACGCCTACAAGGCCAAGTTCAAGTTTCCCTTCATCATGGCGGTAAAAGGCAGCAACCGGCATCAGATCCTCGCGGCGTTCGAAACGCGCATTCACAACTCGGCAGATACCGAATTCAAATGTGCGCTGGCTGAGATCAACAAGATCGCCCTGTTCCGATTACTGACCCTATAA
- a CDS encoding urate hydroxylase PuuD produces MEAHLLEWLNLSVRWVHMITGVAWIGASFYFVWLENNLNRVNPKSGLAGDLWAIHGGGIYHLEKYKLAPPTMPDNLHWFKWEAYFTWMSGIALLCVVFYSNPTLYLLAPGSTLSGPEGVAIGIGSLFIGWFSYSFLCDSALGKRPALLGAILFVLIIGAAYGFSKVFSGRGAYLHVGAIIGTIMVGNVFRIIMPAQRALVAAIAENRTPDPALPAKGLLRSRHNNYFTLPVLFIMISNHFPSTYGSQYNWLILAGIAVLAVLVRHYFNTRHDSHKFAWTLPVAAVGMICLAYVTGPAPMSSAPEVAKAPGTIEYQPLPETALGGGAKPEAAKPAAPAAAPAQASNQGPAFDKVHSVIQERCAVCHSAKPTSPLFSAAPAGVMFDTPEQIRQNAARIQAQAVTSQIMPLGNITQMTQQERDLIGAWIVQGASTN; encoded by the coding sequence GTGGAAGCACATCTGTTGGAATGGCTGAACCTGAGCGTGCGCTGGGTTCACATGATTACTGGCGTGGCCTGGATCGGTGCGTCGTTCTATTTCGTCTGGCTGGAAAACAACCTCAATCGGGTCAACCCGAAAAGCGGTCTGGCCGGTGATTTGTGGGCGATCCACGGCGGCGGTATCTATCACCTGGAAAAATACAAACTGGCCCCACCGACCATGCCGGACAACCTGCACTGGTTCAAATGGGAAGCCTACTTCACCTGGATGTCAGGCATCGCGCTGCTGTGTGTGGTGTTCTACTCCAACCCGACGCTATACCTGCTGGCACCCGGCAGCACCCTGAGCGGTCCTGAAGGCGTGGCCATTGGTATTGGCTCGCTGTTCATCGGCTGGTTCAGCTACTCCTTCCTCTGCGACTCGGCCCTGGGCAAACGCCCTGCCCTGCTCGGTGCAATCCTGTTCGTGCTGATCATTGGCGCCGCTTACGGCTTCAGCAAAGTGTTCAGCGGTCGTGGTGCTTATCTGCACGTCGGCGCGATCATCGGCACCATCATGGTCGGCAACGTGTTCCGGATCATCATGCCGGCGCAACGCGCACTGGTGGCAGCGATTGCCGAGAACCGCACGCCCGATCCGGCGCTGCCGGCCAAAGGCCTGTTGCGTTCGCGGCACAACAACTACTTCACCTTGCCCGTGCTGTTCATCATGATCAGCAACCACTTCCCGAGCACTTACGGCAGCCAATACAACTGGCTGATCCTGGCCGGGATCGCGGTGCTGGCGGTGTTGGTGCGTCACTACTTCAACACCCGTCATGACAGCCACAAGTTTGCCTGGACGTTGCCGGTGGCAGCGGTCGGCATGATCTGCCTGGCTTACGTGACAGGCCCGGCGCCGATGTCCAGCGCTCCTGAAGTGGCCAAGGCGCCTGGCACCATCGAGTACCAGCCGCTGCCGGAAACCGCCCTCGGTGGTGGTGCCAAACCTGAAGCCGCGAAACCTGCAGCTCCGGCTGCCGCACCGGCCCAGGCGTCGAACCAGGGTCCTGCGTTCGACAAGGTGCACAGCGTGATTCAGGAACGTTGCGCGGTATGCCACTCGGCCAAACCGACCAGCCCGCTGTTCAGTGCCGCACCGGCCGGCGTGATGTTCGACACCCCCGAGCAGATCCGCCAGAACGCAGCACGCATCCAGGCGCAAGCCGTTACCAGCCAGATCATGCCACTGGGCAACATCACCCAGATGACCCAGCAGGAACGTGACCTCATCGGTGCGTGGATTGTTCAGGGAGCTTCAACCAACTAA
- the puuE gene encoding allantoinase PuuE — protein MSADYPRDLIGYGSNPPHPHWPGNARIALSFVLNYEEGGERNILHGDKESEAFLSEMVSAQPLQGARNMSMESLYEYGSRAGVWRILKLFKEFDIPMTIFAVAMAAQRHPEVIRAMVDAGHEICSHGYRWIDYQYMDEAQEREHMLEAIRILTELTGERPLGWYTGRTGPNTRRLVMEEGGFLYDCDTYDDDLPYWEPNNPTGKPHLVIPYTLDTNDMRFTQVQGFNKGDDFFEYLKDAFDVLYAEGAEAPKMLSIGLHCRLIGRPARLASLKRFIEYAKSHEQVWFSRRVDIARHWHETHPYQGAAQ, from the coding sequence GTGAGCGCTGACTACCCACGCGACCTGATCGGTTACGGCAGTAACCCTCCTCACCCCCACTGGCCGGGCAATGCCCGCATCGCCTTGTCGTTCGTACTCAATTACGAGGAAGGCGGCGAGCGCAACATCCTGCACGGCGACAAAGAGTCTGAAGCCTTCCTCTCGGAAATGGTTTCGGCCCAGCCGCTGCAAGGCGCGCGCAACATGAGCATGGAATCCTTGTACGAGTATGGCAGCCGTGCCGGCGTCTGGCGGATTCTGAAACTGTTCAAGGAATTCGACATTCCGATGACCATCTTCGCCGTGGCCATGGCCGCCCAGCGCCACCCGGAGGTGATCCGCGCGATGGTCGATGCCGGCCACGAGATCTGCAGCCACGGCTATCGCTGGATCGACTACCAATACATGGACGAAGCGCAGGAACGCGAGCACATGCTCGAAGCGATCCGCATCCTCACCGAACTCACCGGCGAGCGGCCGCTGGGCTGGTACACCGGCCGCACCGGTCCGAACACTCGTCGACTGGTGATGGAAGAAGGCGGTTTCCTCTACGACTGCGACACCTACGACGACGACCTGCCCTACTGGGAACCCAACAACCCGACCGGCAAGCCGCACCTGGTGATCCCGTACACCCTGGACACCAACGACATGCGCTTCACCCAGGTCCAGGGTTTCAATAAGGGCGACGATTTCTTTGAATACCTCAAAGACGCGTTCGACGTGCTGTACGCCGAAGGCGCCGAAGCGCCGAAGATGTTGTCGATCGGCCTGCACTGCCGCCTGATCGGCCGTCCGGCGCGCCTGGCGTCGCTCAAGCGCTTTATCGAATACGCTAAAAGTCATGAACAGGTGTGGTTCAGCCGCCGTGTCGACATCGCGCGCCACTGGCACGAAACCCACCCGTACCAAGGGGCTGCCCAATGA
- a CDS encoding NCS2 family permease yields the protein MESRKSEAPTLELSPPLRNGWLERIFKLTLHGTTVKTELIAGLTTFITMAYIIFVNPNIMADAGIDHGAAFVATCIAAALGCLLMGLYANWPVGLAPGMGLNAFFTYTVVGTMGYNWETALGAVFVSGVLFMILTFSRIREWLLNSIPVSLRFAMGAGVGLFLGLIGLKTSGIVVDSPATLIKLGSLREPGPLLAAICFLMIAVLSYHKVFGAILISIITVTLAGWGLGLVHYEGIMSAPPSLAPTWMAMNIAGVFNVSMISVVLAFLFVHMFDTAGTLMGVAQRANLVNADGRIENLSRAMKADSASSVFGAMVGVPPVTSYVESAAGVAAGGRTGLTAVTVGVLFIAAMFFAPLAGMIPAYATAGALIYVAMLMMGGMKHIEWDEATDSIPAIVTAIMMPLTFSVADGIALGFITYVVLKAFTGKHKEISVSLWVLCAIFIAKFVFL from the coding sequence GTGGAAAGCCGCAAATCCGAAGCCCCGACGCTGGAACTCTCGCCGCCGTTACGCAATGGCTGGCTGGAGCGCATCTTCAAACTCACCTTGCATGGCACCACGGTGAAGACCGAGCTGATTGCCGGTCTGACAACCTTCATCACCATGGCCTACATCATCTTCGTCAACCCCAACATCATGGCTGACGCGGGGATCGATCATGGCGCCGCGTTCGTCGCGACTTGCATCGCCGCGGCATTGGGCTGCCTGCTGATGGGCCTGTACGCCAACTGGCCCGTCGGCCTGGCGCCGGGCATGGGCTTGAACGCTTTCTTCACCTACACCGTTGTCGGCACCATGGGCTACAACTGGGAAACCGCCCTCGGTGCGGTGTTCGTTTCCGGTGTGTTGTTCATGATCCTGACCTTTTCGCGGATTCGCGAATGGCTGCTCAACAGCATCCCGGTGAGCCTGCGCTTCGCCATGGGTGCCGGCGTGGGTCTGTTTCTCGGGTTGATCGGCCTGAAAACCTCCGGCATCGTCGTCGATAGCCCGGCTACCTTGATCAAGCTCGGCTCCCTGCGCGAACCCGGCCCGCTGCTCGCCGCCATCTGCTTTCTGATGATCGCCGTGCTCAGCTACCACAAAGTCTTCGGTGCGATCCTCATCAGCATCATCACTGTGACCCTCGCGGGCTGGGGCCTGGGCCTCGTCCACTACGAAGGCATCATGTCGGCGCCGCCGAGCCTGGCGCCCACCTGGATGGCCATGAACATTGCCGGCGTGTTCAACGTCAGCATGATCAGTGTGGTGCTGGCGTTCCTCTTCGTGCACATGTTCGACACCGCCGGCACCTTGATGGGCGTCGCCCAGCGCGCCAACCTGGTGAACGCTGACGGCCGGATCGAAAACCTCTCCCGCGCCATGAAAGCCGACAGCGCGTCCAGTGTTTTCGGGGCAATGGTCGGTGTGCCGCCAGTCACCAGCTACGTGGAAAGTGCCGCTGGTGTAGCCGCTGGTGGTCGGACTGGTCTTACCGCAGTGACCGTAGGTGTGCTATTTATTGCGGCGATGTTTTTCGCACCGCTGGCTGGCATGATTCCCGCTTACGCAACCGCCGGTGCGCTGATTTATGTGGCGATGCTGATGATGGGCGGCATGAAGCACATCGAATGGGACGAAGCGACGGACAGCATTCCGGCGATCGTCACCGCGATCATGATGCCGCTGACCTTCTCGGTCGCCGACGGTATCGCACTGGGCTTTATCACTTACGTGGTGCTCAAGGCGTTCACCGGTAAGCACAAGGAAATTTCCGTCAGTCTGTGGGTGCTGTGCGCGATCTTCATCGCCAAGTTCGTTTTCTTGTAA
- a CDS encoding nucleobase:cation symporter-2 family protein: MSELSEARIPDAPAIQRLPLLQLILVGLQHVLLMYGGAIAVPLIIGQAAGLNREEIAFLINADLLVAGIATIVQSLGIGPMGIRMPVMMGASFAAVGSMVAMAGMPGIGLQGIFGATIAAGFFGMIIAPFMSKVVRFFPPLVTGTVITSIGLSLFPVAVNWAGGGAGAAQFGSPVYLAIAALVLATILLVHRFMRGFWVNISVLIGMCLGYVICGLIGMVDLSGMAQAPWLQIVTPLHFGMPKFELAPILSMCLVVVIIFVESTGMFLALGKITGQEVCPRMLRRGLLCDAGASFFAGFFNTFTHSSFAQNIGLVQMTGVRCRSVTIVAGGLLVVLSLLPKAAFLVASIPPAVLGGAAIAMFGMVAATGIKILQEADIGDRRNQLLVAVSIGMGLIPVVRPEFFAHLPLWMSPITHSGIAMATLSALSLNLLFNILGGKERAAINDCAAHPH, from the coding sequence ATGTCCGAGCTATCCGAAGCGCGCATCCCCGACGCACCCGCTATTCAGCGATTGCCCCTTTTGCAACTGATTCTGGTTGGCCTGCAACACGTTCTGCTGATGTACGGCGGCGCCATCGCAGTGCCTCTGATCATCGGACAGGCCGCCGGCCTGAACCGTGAAGAAATCGCCTTCCTGATCAACGCCGACCTGCTGGTAGCCGGGATCGCCACCATCGTGCAGTCGCTGGGCATCGGCCCGATGGGCATTCGCATGCCGGTGATGATGGGCGCCAGTTTCGCCGCGGTGGGCAGCATGGTTGCCATGGCCGGCATGCCGGGCATCGGTCTGCAAGGGATCTTCGGAGCGACCATCGCCGCCGGTTTCTTCGGCATGATCATCGCGCCCTTCATGTCCAAAGTCGTGCGTTTCTTCCCGCCCCTGGTGACGGGCACCGTGATCACCTCGATCGGTTTGTCGCTGTTCCCCGTGGCCGTTAACTGGGCCGGTGGCGGCGCTGGCGCGGCTCAATTCGGCTCACCGGTTTACCTGGCCATTGCCGCGTTGGTGCTGGCCACCATTTTGTTGGTACACCGCTTCATGCGCGGATTCTGGGTCAACATTTCCGTGCTGATCGGCATGTGCCTCGGCTACGTGATATGCGGGCTGATCGGCATGGTCGACCTGAGTGGCATGGCCCAGGCGCCATGGCTGCAGATCGTCACCCCGTTGCACTTCGGCATGCCAAAATTTGAACTCGCACCGATCCTGTCCATGTGCCTGGTGGTCGTGATCATCTTCGTCGAGTCCACCGGGATGTTCCTTGCGCTGGGCAAGATCACCGGCCAGGAAGTTTGCCCACGCATGCTGCGGCGCGGCTTGCTGTGCGATGCCGGCGCCTCGTTCTTCGCCGGTTTCTTCAACACCTTCACCCACTCCTCTTTCGCGCAGAACATTGGCCTGGTGCAGATGACCGGCGTGCGCTGCCGCTCGGTGACCATCGTTGCCGGTGGCTTGCTGGTGGTGTTGAGCCTGCTGCCCAAAGCGGCGTTTCTGGTGGCGTCGATTCCGCCAGCGGTGTTGGGCGGCGCAGCGATTGCGATGTTCGGCATGGTCGCCGCCACCGGCATCAAGATCCTTCAGGAAGCCGACATCGGTGACCGTCGCAACCAGTTGCTGGTGGCGGTGAGCATCGGCATGGGACTGATTCCGGTGGTGCGACCGGAATTCTTCGCCCACCTGCCGTTGTGGATGAGTCCGATCACGCACAGCGGAATCGCCATGGCGACCTTGAGTGCGCTGTCGCTGAACCTGCTGTTCAACATCCTCGGTGGCAAAGAACGCGCGGCCATCAACGACTGCGCCGCTCACCCGCATTAA
- a CDS encoding MarR family winged helix-turn-helix transcriptional regulator, with the protein MLDLKNPGAQQQAMEAFFFGYQAFTAKADEMLERRGLSRVHQRIVFFIARYPNLSVKELLALLGVTKQALNMPLRQLVEMHLVNSVSSETDKRKRLLELTEDGARFEQSLRREQVKLLERVFAETGEAAVDGWLAVNLALGQTQALAD; encoded by the coding sequence ATGCTTGACCTTAAAAACCCCGGCGCCCAGCAACAAGCCATGGAAGCGTTTTTCTTCGGCTACCAGGCGTTCACTGCAAAGGCTGACGAAATGCTTGAGCGCCGCGGCTTGAGCCGGGTGCACCAACGCATTGTGTTTTTTATCGCCCGCTACCCGAACCTGAGCGTCAAGGAGTTGCTGGCCTTGCTCGGAGTGACCAAGCAGGCGCTGAACATGCCACTGCGTCAGTTGGTGGAAATGCATCTGGTGAACAGCGTCTCGTCCGAGACCGACAAGCGTAAGCGGCTGCTCGAATTGACCGAGGATGGCGCGCGATTCGAACAGTCGCTGCGACGCGAGCAGGTGAAATTGCTCGAGCGGGTGTTTGCCGAGACCGGGGAAGCGGCGGTGGACGGTTGGTTGGCGGTGAACCTGGCGTTGGGGCAAACCCAAGCGCTCGCGGACTGA
- a CDS encoding outer membrane protein OmpK gives MKRTCTSLMLAGSLLAGGQAMAGGLLQWQNNSLTYLYGKDFKVNPAIQQTVTFEHADAWKYGDNFFFVDKIFYNGAADHNVGSNTYYGEFQPRISLGKVLDQKIEFGPIKDVLLAMTYEFGEGDVESYLIGPGFDLAIPGFDYFQLNFYQRHTDGSRPGDNVWQVTPVWSYTIPVGDSSILIDGYMDWVVDNDVNNKGEYHANLHFNPQVKYDLGKALNFGAKQLYVGVEYDYWKDKYGIDDSRAFTTNQNVTSFLVKFHF, from the coding sequence ATGAAACGTACGTGCACCAGCCTGATGCTCGCGGGCTCGTTACTGGCCGGGGGCCAGGCAATGGCCGGCGGCTTGCTGCAATGGCAGAACAACAGCCTGACCTACTTGTATGGCAAGGACTTCAAGGTCAACCCGGCCATTCAGCAAACCGTCACCTTCGAGCATGCCGACGCGTGGAAATACGGGGATAACTTCTTCTTCGTCGACAAGATCTTCTACAACGGTGCCGCGGACCACAACGTCGGCTCGAATACCTACTACGGTGAATTCCAGCCACGTATTTCCCTGGGTAAAGTACTCGACCAGAAGATCGAATTCGGCCCGATCAAAGACGTATTGCTGGCCATGACGTACGAGTTCGGTGAAGGCGATGTCGAGTCTTACCTGATCGGCCCAGGTTTCGACCTGGCGATTCCCGGGTTCGACTACTTCCAGCTGAACTTCTACCAGCGCCACACCGACGGTTCGCGCCCGGGCGACAACGTCTGGCAGGTCACGCCCGTGTGGTCCTACACCATTCCGGTCGGCGATTCGAGCATCCTGATCGATGGTTACATGGACTGGGTGGTGGACAACGACGTCAATAACAAAGGCGAATACCACGCCAACCTGCACTTCAACCCACAGGTCAAATACGACTTGGGCAAAGCGCTGAATTTCGGTGCGAAGCAGTTGTATGTCGGTGTTGAGTACGACTACTGGAAAGACAAGTACGGGATCGACGATAGCCGTGCATTCACCACCAATCAGAACGTGACGAGCTTCCTGGTGAAGTTCCACTTCTGA
- a CDS encoding ureidoglycolate lyase: protein MRTLTIEPLTKEAFAPFGDVIETDGSDHFMINNGSTMRFHKLATVETATPDDKAIISIFRADAQDMPLTVSMLERHPLGSQAFIPLLGNPFLIVVAPLGDEPVSGLVRAFVTNGRQGINYHRGVWHHPVLTIEKRDDFLVVDRSGTGNNCDEHFFKEDERLILAPHQ, encoded by the coding sequence ATGCGCACACTGACGATTGAACCGCTGACCAAAGAAGCCTTCGCCCCTTTCGGTGACGTGATCGAAACCGACGGCAGCGATCACTTCATGATCAACAACGGTTCGACCATGCGCTTTCACAAACTGGCGACGGTGGAAACCGCCACGCCAGACGATAAGGCGATCATCAGCATCTTCCGCGCCGACGCGCAGGACATGCCGCTGACCGTCAGCATGCTGGAGCGTCACCCGCTGGGCAGCCAGGCCTTCATTCCGCTGCTCGGCAACCCCTTTCTGATCGTGGTCGCGCCACTTGGCGATGAACCTGTATCAGGCTTGGTCCGCGCCTTCGTCACCAACGGCAGGCAGGGCATTAATTACCATCGCGGCGTTTGGCACCATCCGGTGCTGACGATCGAAAAGCGGGATGACTTCCTGGTGGTTGATCGCAGTGGCACAGGCAATAACTGCGATGAGCATTTTTTCAAAGAGGATGAGCGTTTGATCCTTGCCCCCCACCAATAA
- the alc gene encoding allantoicase — MKAYAVPFEKFVNLADARLGTKIISVTDDWFADANRLFQPTPAVWKEGVFDDNGKWMDGWESRRKRFEGYDSAVIRLGVPGSIKGVDIDTSFFTGNFPPSASLEACFLASGEPDDNTQWTEVLSAVELQGNSHHYHEISNDQAFSHLRFNIYPDGGVARLRVYGIPFRDWSSVGDNEQVDLAAALNGGRALACSDEHFGRMSNILNPGRGINMGDGWETARRRTPGNDWVIVALGHAGEIEKVIVDTLHFKGNYPDTCSIQGAFVKGGTDSQIETQSLFWRELLPAQKLEMHAEHTFAEQIKALGPITHIRLNVFPDGGVSRLRVLGKVAK; from the coding sequence ATGAAAGCTTACGCCGTACCTTTCGAGAAGTTCGTCAACCTGGCCGACGCCCGCCTGGGCACCAAAATCATTTCGGTCACCGATGACTGGTTCGCTGATGCCAACCGCCTGTTCCAGCCGACTCCGGCTGTGTGGAAAGAAGGCGTGTTCGATGACAACGGCAAGTGGATGGACGGCTGGGAATCGCGCCGCAAGCGCTTTGAAGGCTACGACAGCGCCGTGATCCGCCTGGGCGTACCAGGTTCGATCAAAGGCGTGGACATCGACACTTCATTCTTCACCGGCAACTTCCCGCCGTCGGCCTCCCTGGAAGCGTGCTTCCTGGCCTCGGGCGAACCGGACGACAACACCCAGTGGACTGAAGTGCTTTCCGCTGTCGAGCTGCAAGGCAACAGCCACCACTACCACGAAATCAGCAATGACCAGGCCTTCAGCCACTTGCGCTTCAACATCTACCCGGATGGTGGCGTGGCCCGTCTGCGTGTCTACGGCATTCCGTTCCGCGACTGGTCTTCTGTCGGCGACAACGAACAAGTCGACCTCGCCGCTGCCCTCAACGGTGGCCGCGCCCTCGCCTGCTCCGACGAACACTTCGGTCGCATGAGCAACATCCTCAACCCGGGCCGTGGCATCAACATGGGCGACGGCTGGGAAACTGCACGTCGTCGCACCCCGGGCAATGACTGGGTGATCGTCGCACTGGGTCATGCCGGCGAGATCGAAAAAGTCATCGTCGACACCTTGCACTTCAAAGGCAACTACCCGGACACCTGCTCGATCCAGGGCGCGTTCGTGAAGGGCGGCACCGACAGCCAGATCGAAACCCAATCGCTGTTCTGGCGCGAATTGCTGCCGGCGCAGAAACTGGAAATGCACGCCGAACACACCTTCGCCGAGCAGATCAAAGCCCTGGGCCCGATCACCCACATCCGCCTGAACGTGTTCCCGGACGGTGGTGTGAGTCGCCTGCGTGTATTGGGCAAGGTCGCTAAATAA